One region of Parerythrobacter jejuensis genomic DNA includes:
- a CDS encoding class I SAM-dependent methyltransferase, with amino-acid sequence MKNIMLAAAAALPLAIAAPAVAQDAMPAGLAEVLAAELRANDTARDQYRNPAETLAFFRVEPTMTVAEYGPGGAWYTRVLAPWLMPNGKYIAFNGDSDARSYNTRAQEARAKAWTETFKNALAEGMGVEPDSVTAFETDEMPDDVAGTVDRVLIFRSMHGLNIGNTADDVLKAARKMLKDDGMVGVVQHRAPDGASYDDYGARQRGYMRQKDVVAIFEANGFELVDSSEVNANPKDPANWEGGVWTLPPVLRYGDEDRAKYEAIGESDRMTLLFKKAD; translated from the coding sequence ATGAAGAACATCATGCTTGCCGCCGCTGCGGCCCTGCCGCTGGCAATTGCCGCTCCGGCTGTTGCCCAGGACGCCATGCCTGCGGGCCTGGCCGAAGTGCTGGCCGCCGAGCTGCGCGCGAACGACACTGCGCGCGACCAGTATCGCAATCCGGCCGAAACGCTTGCTTTCTTCCGGGTTGAACCGACCATGACGGTCGCCGAATATGGCCCCGGCGGTGCGTGGTACACTCGCGTGCTCGCTCCTTGGCTGATGCCGAATGGCAAATACATCGCCTTCAACGGCGATAGCGATGCGCGCAGCTACAACACGCGCGCCCAGGAAGCCCGCGCCAAGGCGTGGACAGAAACCTTCAAGAATGCGCTCGCCGAAGGTATGGGTGTGGAACCGGACAGCGTGACGGCGTTCGAGACCGACGAAATGCCGGATGATGTCGCCGGCACTGTCGACCGCGTGCTTATCTTCCGTTCGATGCACGGGCTCAATATCGGCAATACGGCCGACGATGTGCTCAAGGCAGCGCGCAAGATGCTCAAGGATGATGGCATGGTTGGCGTCGTCCAGCACCGCGCACCTGACGGGGCGAGCTACGATGATTACGGAGCGCGCCAGCGTGGCTACATGCGCCAGAAAGATGTCGTCGCCATTTTCGAGGCGAACGGCTTCGAACTGGTCGATAGCAGCGAGGTGAATGCAAACCCGAAGGATCCCGCGAACTGGGAAGGGGGCGTGTGGACGCTGCCGCCAGTGCTGCGTTACGGTGACGAAGATCGCGCCAAATACGAAGCGATTGGCGAAAGCGACCGGATGACGCTGCTGTTCAAGAAAGCAGACTGA
- a CDS encoding DM13 domain-containing protein, whose protein sequence is MKRIILLVFSHAAALAIGFGLGIYLLPILTAPPSPEAAVLQEQAAKAQYSADLTRDLRGSDALHWGEGTISVSAERIVHQGELAPGPDYMVYLTQEFVEHEDEFGPVKADSVRIGAVKTFDGFLLDIPEGVNIEDYTTVVVWCESFGEFITAARYR, encoded by the coding sequence ATGAAGCGCATCATCCTACTCGTTTTCTCGCATGCGGCGGCACTCGCCATCGGTTTCGGCCTCGGCATCTACTTGCTGCCGATCCTGACCGCGCCACCTTCGCCCGAGGCAGCAGTGCTGCAAGAACAAGCCGCCAAGGCACAATACAGTGCTGACCTGACCCGCGACCTGCGCGGCAGCGATGCGCTCCACTGGGGCGAAGGCACGATCAGCGTCTCGGCCGAGCGCATTGTCCACCAGGGCGAGCTGGCCCCCGGTCCGGACTACATGGTTTACCTGACCCAGGAATTTGTCGAGCACGAAGACGAATTCGGGCCTGTGAAGGCCGATTCCGTGCGGATCGGAGCCGTCAAAACCTTCGACGGATTCCTGCTCGACATCCCCGAAGGCGTGAATATCGAAGACTACACCACTGTCGTCGTCTGGTGCGAGAGTTTCGGCGAATTCATCACCGCAGCGCGCTACCGTTAA
- a CDS encoding RsmB/NOP family class I SAM-dependent RNA methyltransferase — protein MAEPSGIHARRAALQMLDAVLRRGDTLEQAIGPATSRIRQAPDKALARAIANETLRWLTDLDAMIDSATRKKLADDARPRMVLRMMLAQWLRLETPPHAVIATGLPLLIGGARKLAHGVFSTLAKQEVELPAAPTLPDAVILRWGAGKSAAIAPGLAEPPPLDLTLRNSAETAQWANTLSADSFAPGHLRLSRGEAVENLPGFKDGAWWVQDIAASLPARLLGQGEGRHVLDLCAAPGGKSLQLAAAGWNVTALDLSKRRLDLLKDNLKRTGLKAAPVRADALTWEPKHQFDAILLDAPCTATGTCRRHPDVLHRISGRQIEEMTSLQMALLERAQGWLKPGGTLVYAVCSLESEEGEEQAAHVALTPTPITGDELPAGLKPTAEGWLRCDPGMLAEQGGLDGFFIARWRR, from the coding sequence ATGGCTGAACCTTCCGGAATCCATGCCCGCCGTGCGGCGCTGCAAATGCTTGATGCCGTGTTGCGGCGTGGCGACACGCTGGAGCAGGCGATCGGCCCGGCGACCTCGCGCATCCGGCAGGCACCGGACAAGGCACTGGCACGGGCGATCGCCAACGAGACCTTGCGCTGGCTGACCGATCTCGATGCCATGATTGATAGCGCAACGCGGAAAAAACTGGCCGATGATGCGAGGCCACGCATGGTGCTACGCATGATGCTGGCGCAATGGTTGCGGCTGGAAACGCCGCCCCACGCCGTCATCGCGACCGGCCTTCCCTTGCTCATCGGCGGCGCACGCAAATTGGCGCACGGGGTTTTTTCGACCCTTGCAAAGCAAGAGGTCGAACTCCCCGCTGCGCCTACTCTGCCCGACGCGGTGATCCTGCGCTGGGGCGCGGGCAAATCGGCAGCGATTGCGCCCGGCCTGGCCGAACCGCCTCCGCTCGATCTCACACTCCGTAATTCGGCAGAAACCGCGCAATGGGCCAACACCTTGTCAGCAGACAGTTTCGCGCCGGGGCACCTGCGCCTTTCGCGCGGGGAGGCTGTCGAAAACCTGCCCGGCTTCAAGGACGGGGCCTGGTGGGTACAGGATATCGCTGCGTCGCTTCCCGCCCGTTTGTTGGGGCAGGGGGAAGGGCGTCACGTGCTCGATCTGTGTGCTGCTCCGGGCGGGAAAAGCCTGCAACTGGCGGCGGCGGGCTGGAATGTGACCGCGCTGGACCTGAGCAAGCGCAGGCTCGATTTGCTCAAAGACAATCTCAAACGCACCGGCCTCAAAGCTGCGCCCGTGCGCGCCGACGCCCTGACATGGGAACCCAAGCATCAGTTTGATGCCATCTTGCTTGATGCTCCATGCACGGCCACTGGCACCTGTCGCCGGCATCCCGATGTGCTCCATCGCATCAGCGGACGGCAGATCGAGGAAATGACGAGCTTGCAGATGGCCTTGCTGGAGCGCGCGCAGGGTTGGCTCAAACCGGGCGGCACCCTGGTCTACGCGGTTTGCTCGCTGGAAAGCGAGGAAGGCGAAGAGCAAGCGGCGCATGTCGCGTTAACACCCACACCGATCACCGGAGATGAGCTTCCGGCAGGGCTGAAGCCGACCGCAGAGGGCTGGCTGCGTTGCGATCCCGGGATGCTGGCGGAACAGGGTGGCCTCGATGGATTTTTCATTGCACGCTGGCGGCGATAA
- a CDS encoding DUF1674 domain-containing protein, translated as MKRATKRPEGFKKPEHWHTDPAPKPRPIDASEEDPDGLSPTRYGDWVKDGVAIDF; from the coding sequence ATGAAACGCGCAACCAAACGGCCCGAGGGCTTCAAGAAGCCGGAGCATTGGCACACCGATCCTGCACCCAAGCCGCGACCGATCGATGCGAGCGAGGAAGATCCCGACGGTCTTAGCCCGACGCGCTATGGAGACTGGGTGAAAGACGGTGTCGCGATTGATTTCTAG
- the aguB gene encoding N-carbamoylputrescine amidase: protein MREITVAALQLPLARPGEQDNIEAVAELVEQAAARGAEIVLPPELFSGAYFCQQEDEALFALARPTLEHPSVVAMRKLAAKLRVAIPTSFFERDGHHYYNTLAMIGPDGEVQGTYRKSHIPDGPGYEEKFYFRPGNGGFKVWDFAGTRIGVGICWDQWYPECARVMALMGAELLFYPTAIGSEPYDSDLDTSAMWQRAMQGHSVSNCMPVIAANRIGTEGEQTFYGHSFVTNEWGEKVVEFGADDEGILVATLDLDQAATHRAGMGFFRDRRPQLYGRLCEDI from the coding sequence ATGCGTGAAATCACTGTCGCCGCCCTCCAGCTGCCGCTCGCCCGGCCAGGCGAGCAGGACAATATCGAGGCGGTAGCCGAGCTGGTCGAGCAGGCCGCTGCGCGAGGCGCCGAGATCGTGTTGCCACCCGAACTGTTTTCGGGCGCCTATTTCTGCCAGCAGGAAGACGAGGCGCTGTTCGCACTCGCCCGCCCGACGCTGGAACATCCTTCCGTCGTCGCCATGCGCAAGCTGGCGGCCAAGCTGCGCGTTGCCATACCAACCAGCTTTTTCGAGCGTGACGGGCATCACTATTACAACACGCTCGCGATGATCGGCCCTGACGGCGAAGTGCAGGGGACCTATCGCAAGAGCCACATTCCCGACGGACCTGGCTACGAAGAAAAATTCTATTTTCGCCCGGGCAATGGCGGGTTCAAAGTGTGGGATTTTGCCGGCACCCGGATCGGCGTCGGCATTTGCTGGGACCAATGGTATCCTGAATGCGCGCGCGTCATGGCCTTAATGGGCGCCGAATTGCTGTTCTACCCCACGGCCATCGGCTCCGAACCTTACGATAGCGATCTCGACACGAGCGCGATGTGGCAACGCGCGATGCAGGGGCACAGCGTTTCCAATTGCATGCCGGTAATCGCGGCCAACCGGATCGGTACCGAGGGTGAGCAAACTTTCTACGGCCACAGCTTCGTGACCAATGAGTGGGGCGAGAAGGTGGTCGAATTTGGTGCCGATGACGAGGGCATCCTGGTGGCGACACTGGACCTCGATCAGGCTGCCACCCACCGGGCGGGCATGGGTTTCTTCCGTGATCGCCGTCCGCAGCTCTATGGCCGTCTCTGCGAGGATATCTGA
- a CDS encoding cytochrome P450, producing MATAAQTPIASPELRATPPTHWTQGVPDVSEIAHIPGEKGWPMVGHTFTQLRDPHAFTRRMVETYGKVYRVHSFGGWNVAMIGAEANEMVLFDREKRFSSEQGWGPILDQLFPRGLMLMDFDHHRADRRALSIAFKPGPMRHYADALNRGIGKRMGEWGEGPLQFYPAIKQLTLDLAADSFLGLPFGPEADAINTAFVDMVQASVAPVRKPLPFTKMKKGVDGRAFLVDYFTKETHRIRAEGGGQDMFSQFATAEYEDGSQMPVDEVVDHMNFLMMAAHDTITSSATSLVFYLAQNPEWQEKVRQELTAITGGEGKDLAYDQLGEPDLTEMAFKESLRMTPPVPSMPRRGLKAFEFGGYHIPAGQHVGINIHYTHHSEEYWDSPFTFDPMRFTPELVKARHKYAWVPFGGGAHMCLGLHFAYMQIKILMAHMLTRYRIEVAEGYNPAWQAWPIPQPKDGLRIELKKL from the coding sequence ATGGCAACCGCAGCACAGACCCCCATCGCCTCGCCGGAACTTCGCGCGACCCCTCCAACCCACTGGACGCAGGGCGTTCCCGATGTCTCGGAAATCGCCCACATCCCTGGCGAAAAGGGCTGGCCCATGGTCGGGCACACCTTCACCCAGTTGCGCGATCCGCACGCCTTCACGCGGCGCATGGTGGAAACCTATGGCAAGGTTTACCGTGTCCATAGCTTCGGTGGCTGGAATGTTGCGATGATCGGTGCCGAAGCCAACGAAATGGTGCTGTTCGACCGTGAAAAGCGCTTTTCCAGCGAGCAGGGCTGGGGGCCGATTCTGGACCAGTTATTCCCGCGCGGATTGATGCTGATGGATTTCGATCATCACCGCGCCGATCGTCGCGCGCTGTCGATTGCATTCAAACCCGGCCCGATGCGCCATTATGCCGATGCGCTCAATCGCGGGATCGGCAAACGGATGGGCGAATGGGGCGAGGGACCTCTCCAATTTTACCCCGCGATCAAGCAGCTTACGCTCGATCTGGCCGCCGACAGTTTTCTCGGCCTGCCGTTTGGGCCGGAAGCGGATGCGATCAATACCGCCTTTGTCGATATGGTCCAGGCGTCGGTTGCTCCGGTGCGCAAGCCACTGCCCTTTACCAAAATGAAGAAGGGCGTCGATGGGCGCGCGTTCCTGGTCGATTACTTTACCAAGGAAACCCATCGCATCCGCGCCGAGGGCGGCGGGCAAGACATGTTCAGCCAGTTCGCGACCGCTGAATACGAGGACGGCAGCCAGATGCCGGTCGACGAAGTGGTCGACCACATGAATTTCCTGATGATGGCCGCGCATGACACGATCACTTCCAGCGCAACTTCGCTGGTTTTCTATCTCGCGCAGAATCCGGAGTGGCAGGAGAAAGTCCGGCAGGAACTGACCGCGATCACCGGTGGCGAGGGCAAGGATCTGGCCTATGACCAGCTGGGCGAGCCGGATCTGACCGAGATGGCGTTCAAGGAATCATTGCGGATGACCCCGCCCGTGCCATCCATGCCGCGCCGGGGGCTCAAGGCATTTGAATTCGGCGGCTACCACATTCCTGCAGGGCAGCATGTCGGGATCAACATTCACTACACCCATCATTCGGAGGAATATTGGGACAGTCCTTTCACCTTCGATCCAATGCGGTTCACGCCGGAACTGGTGAAGGCGCGCCACAAATACGCCTGGGTTCCGTTTGGTGGGGGCGCCCATATGTGCCTGGGCCTGCATTTCGCGTATATGCAGATCAAGATCCTGATGGCGCACATGCTGACGCGTTACCGGATCGAAGTCGCCGAAGGCTACAATCCCGCATGGCAGGCATGGCCCATCCCGCAACCCAAGGATGGGCTGCGGATTGAGCTCAAGAAACTCTAG
- the yaaA gene encoding peroxide stress protein YaaA: MITLLSPAKKLNFDPAETGLDLTRPRLDVHTRELAGVAKKQSAADLKRLMGISDKLAELNADRFKSFDLDGRSNSAKPAGLTFDGDVYWGLEAKSMDEAALSYAQDHLRILSGLYGLLRPMDVIQPYRLEMGTKMKNARGGSLYDFWGSHIGETLASDISEHADQTIVNLASNEYFKAVDTQVLPGKAVTASFLNVKDGEARRLMYHVKFARGLMARWIMDNQVDRADGLKDFNAEAYAYDAKASSDSELVFTRKQPPLKK, from the coding sequence ATGATTACCTTGCTGTCGCCAGCCAAGAAGCTGAATTTCGATCCGGCTGAAACTGGGCTGGACCTCACCCGCCCCCGGCTTGACGTGCATACGCGAGAGCTTGCCGGTGTTGCGAAGAAACAATCGGCGGCAGACCTCAAACGGCTGATGGGCATTTCGGACAAGCTGGCAGAACTGAACGCAGACCGCTTCAAGAGCTTCGATCTCGACGGGCGCAGCAATTCGGCCAAGCCTGCCGGGCTGACTTTCGATGGCGATGTCTATTGGGGGCTCGAGGCCAAGAGCATGGACGAGGCTGCGCTCAGCTATGCCCAGGACCATTTGCGGATCCTGTCCGGCCTGTATGGGTTGCTGCGTCCGATGGACGTTATCCAGCCCTACCGGCTGGAGATGGGCACCAAGATGAAGAATGCCCGCGGCGGGTCACTGTATGATTTCTGGGGCAGTCATATTGGCGAGACCCTCGCCAGTGATATTTCGGAACATGCCGACCAAACCATCGTCAATCTTGCGTCCAACGAGTATTTCAAGGCGGTGGATACGCAGGTTTTGCCGGGCAAGGCCGTCACTGCCTCGTTTCTCAATGTGAAGGACGGAGAAGCGCGGCGACTGATGTATCACGTGAAGTTCGCCCGCGGCCTGATGGCGCGCTGGATCATGGACAACCAGGTCGACCGTGCCGACGGGCTGAAAGACTTCAATGCGGAAGCCTATGCATATGATGCCAAGGCGTCTTCCGACAGTGAGCTGGTGTTCACCCGCAAGCAACCGCCGTTGAAGAAGTAG
- the hemH gene encoding ferrochelatase, whose protein sequence is MTWQPQSLPADHPPANSGKVGVLLVNLGTPDAPDTKSVKRYLAEFLSDKRVVEIPQIAWQPILRGIILNTRPKKSAHAYQQVWSEDGSPLAAITRRQAEALQVRLGEQVLVDWAMRYGNPSIDNRLRALKDAGCERILLAPLYPQYSGATTATVADKAADTLRDLRWQMTLRTLPPYHDHPAYLDALEADLTHQLDALPFAPEVLMLSFHGMPQRTLELGDPYHCHCHKTARLLGERIGRDGMRIVTTFQSRFGPAKWLEPATDTTIDELAAQGTKRLAVAMPGFSADCLETLEEIAIQGKEQFLDAGGSDFAALTCLNDSAPGMDMVEALARQELSGWI, encoded by the coding sequence ATGACCTGGCAACCTCAATCTCTCCCGGCAGACCATCCTCCCGCCAACAGCGGGAAGGTAGGCGTGCTGCTCGTCAATCTGGGCACCCCCGATGCCCCAGACACCAAATCGGTGAAGCGCTATCTGGCGGAATTCCTGTCAGACAAGCGCGTGGTCGAGATTCCGCAAATCGCGTGGCAGCCGATCCTGCGTGGCATCATCCTGAACACACGTCCGAAGAAAAGTGCGCATGCCTATCAACAGGTGTGGAGCGAGGATGGATCGCCGCTGGCCGCCATCACCAGGCGACAGGCAGAAGCGTTGCAAGTGCGTCTGGGCGAGCAGGTGCTGGTTGATTGGGCGATGCGATATGGCAATCCATCGATCGACAACCGGCTGCGCGCGCTGAAAGATGCCGGTTGCGAGCGGATCTTGCTCGCGCCACTCTATCCGCAATATTCCGGCGCTACCACGGCGACGGTCGCAGACAAGGCCGCCGATACGTTGCGTGATTTGCGCTGGCAGATGACCTTGCGCACCTTGCCGCCCTATCACGATCACCCTGCCTATCTGGACGCATTGGAGGCGGACCTCACCCACCAGCTCGATGCCCTGCCGTTTGCGCCGGAAGTGCTGATGCTGAGCTTCCACGGCATGCCCCAGCGCACGCTGGAACTGGGCGATCCGTATCATTGCCATTGTCATAAAACCGCGCGCCTGCTGGGCGAACGGATTGGCAGGGACGGCATGCGGATTGTTACCACGTTCCAAAGCCGTTTCGGCCCGGCCAAATGGCTTGAGCCAGCAACCGATACGACGATTGACGAACTTGCGGCCCAAGGCACCAAGCGCTTGGCCGTCGCCATGCCGGGGTTCTCTGCCGATTGCCTGGAAACGCTCGAGGAGATTGCGATCCAGGGCAAGGAGCAGTTTCTGGACGCCGGCGGCAGTGATTTTGCTGCTCTAACCTGTCTCAACGACAGTGCGCCGGGTATGGATATGGTCGAAGCTTTGGCGCGACAGGAATTGTCAGGCTGGATTTGA
- the msrA gene encoding peptide-methionine (S)-S-oxide reductase MsrA — MQQAIIAGGCFWCTEAVFKDVIGVTEVESGYIGGDVPNPTYKAVCTGTTGHAEGIRVTFDTDVVTLPEIYDMFLGTHDPTQLNRQGGDVGTQYRSAIFPLDDAQRSEAEAAIARWNDSNSGTAVTTVETGEWYPAEDYHQAYWDGDGQRNPYCQAVIPPKLMKLRKSFAQYVKD, encoded by the coding sequence ATGCAGCAGGCCATCATTGCAGGCGGATGCTTCTGGTGCACCGAAGCGGTGTTCAAGGATGTGATCGGTGTGACAGAAGTCGAGAGCGGTTATATCGGCGGCGATGTACCCAATCCCACCTACAAGGCGGTGTGCACCGGTACCACCGGCCATGCCGAGGGCATCCGCGTCACCTTCGATACCGATGTTGTTACCTTGCCGGAAATCTACGACATGTTCCTTGGCACGCATGACCCGACCCAGCTTAACCGTCAGGGCGGCGATGTGGGCACGCAATATCGCAGCGCGATCTTTCCGCTCGACGATGCCCAGCGCAGCGAAGCCGAAGCCGCGATCGCGCGCTGGAACGATAGCAATAGCGGCACGGCCGTGACCACCGTCGAGACGGGCGAATGGTACCCCGCCGAGGACTACCATCAGGCCTATTGGGACGGCGACGGCCAACGCAATCCCTATTGCCAGGCCGTGATCCCGCCCAAGCTGATGAAACTGCGCAAAAGCTTCGCCCAATATGTGAAGGATTAA
- a CDS encoding PEP-CTERM sorting domain-containing protein → MMIKNLKTKAATAVALGTLAMAAPANATIFEYDMTNGDLLTIDTDKSTATWKGKNIDTVMTSPDFAKFTGGANPRFTAVLTSLDGTRTIRGKTYTDNPKNINTTHPQKLIGQGSRFNLWAWWGDPIKGGDYIKHIGGYTATEVPAPGMLGLFGLALAALGFRRRRSRMATAKLAAA, encoded by the coding sequence ATGATGATCAAAAATCTGAAAACCAAAGCTGCCACAGCAGTTGCACTGGGTACGCTGGCTATGGCCGCACCAGCAAATGCGACGATTTTCGAATATGACATGACCAATGGCGATCTGCTGACGATCGACACCGACAAGTCGACTGCCACGTGGAAGGGCAAGAACATCGATACGGTGATGACCAGCCCCGACTTTGCCAAATTTACTGGCGGCGCCAATCCGCGTTTCACAGCTGTACTGACTTCGCTCGACGGCACCCGCACCATTCGCGGCAAGACCTACACCGACAATCCCAAGAACATTAACACGACGCACCCGCAAAAACTGATCGGCCAGGGTTCGCGGTTCAATCTCTGGGCATGGTGGGGCGACCCGATCAAGGGCGGCGATTATATCAAGCATATCGGCGGCTATACTGCGACCGAAGTACCCGCTCCGGGCATGCTGGGACTGTTCGGGCTTGCCTTGGCGGCGCTCGGCTTCCGCCGTCGTCGCAGCCGCATGGCTACTGCAAAGCTTGCTGCCGCCTGA
- the folK gene encoding 2-amino-4-hydroxy-6-hydroxymethyldihydropteridine diphosphokinase produces the protein MSSTYLVALGSNRRHHRYGPPANVVRAAMEELAVLGTVTARSAIRATPPMGPSRRWFANAAVVIESQLDPEAMLAGLQHVEHEFGRRKWRRWGDRVLDLDLILWSGGSFASKALIIPHAGLPGRDFVLRPAREIAGGWKDPASGLSLAHLAARLTKKKGQPR, from the coding sequence CTGAGCAGCACCTATCTTGTCGCGCTCGGCTCCAACCGGCGTCATCATCGCTACGGCCCGCCTGCCAATGTGGTGCGCGCGGCGATGGAGGAATTGGCCGTGCTCGGTACCGTCACCGCAAGATCCGCGATCAGGGCAACACCGCCGATGGGGCCTTCGCGCCGTTGGTTCGCCAACGCGGCCGTAGTCATCGAAAGCCAGCTCGATCCCGAAGCGATGTTGGCAGGGCTCCAGCATGTCGAACACGAGTTTGGTCGGCGGAAATGGCGGCGCTGGGGAGACCGGGTGCTGGATCTCGATCTTATCCTTTGGAGCGGGGGTAGCTTCGCCTCGAAGGCCCTCATTATCCCCCACGCAGGACTGCCGGGCCGGGATTTTGTACTGCGTCCAGCGCGTGAGATCGCTGGTGGGTGGAAAGATCCGGCTTCCGGCCTGTCGCTCGCCCATCTTGCCGCACGCCTGACAAAGAAAAAGGGCCAGCCTCGTTAG
- a CDS encoding tetratricopeptide repeat protein — protein sequence MSEPSAHRSFRLPLTLALGLALVACDNGPADPMAAAQQALAASEPRAALLHLAQMSEKDAAYVPSRLLAGEVALMLGNPDRAITELKKIPPAAPEFVVARSWLAEAYLAGGNTNMARKTLADIPLEAERAFAVSAGVALATGDFEAGFALLDQGLTAHPDAPRLIAMDAERIWTNGKPEAALARLAPVLLQSPAVPEAHMLAGQIKLADRQPAEAAIHFNTVLDVRPAQQTAMLALSAIARDRGDTKGSAAWVEKANSAGPAHPVALYFTAQMAYDAGDIDRANSLIEMMPDGLSGMPEFQRLQGFVASARGQRQSAITALQRYFARSEGDPLARRVLAENLAANGELANAWEVIEPVIEHPQADGASLLLALDLAQETGRGDPAAIREVIARRDGSQKLAAPLRKAGLAIRAGDWGKADAILDPLSRDEAMTDPVLLNNSAAVKARLGGYDAAVALARRALAQSPESPEILDTLGWALWQSGEDPDAARTFLDRARQLAPRNREIAEHWQMAHAEQ from the coding sequence ATGTCCGAGCCTTCCGCACATCGTTCTTTCCGCCTGCCATTAACCCTCGCGCTGGGATTGGCGCTGGTGGCCTGTGACAATGGCCCCGCCGATCCGATGGCAGCGGCGCAGCAGGCGCTCGCTGCAAGCGAGCCTCGCGCTGCGCTGCTCCATCTGGCGCAAATGAGCGAGAAAGATGCCGCCTATGTGCCTTCGCGCCTGCTGGCCGGAGAAGTGGCGCTGATGCTGGGCAATCCGGACCGCGCAATAACCGAGCTCAAGAAAATTCCCCCGGCCGCCCCGGAATTTGTAGTGGCGCGATCCTGGCTGGCAGAAGCCTACTTGGCGGGCGGCAACACAAACATGGCCCGCAAAACCCTGGCCGACATTCCGCTGGAGGCGGAACGCGCTTTCGCAGTTTCTGCCGGGGTGGCGCTGGCAACCGGAGATTTCGAAGCGGGCTTTGCTTTGCTCGATCAGGGGCTGACCGCTCATCCCGATGCACCACGCCTGATTGCCATGGATGCCGAACGCATCTGGACCAACGGCAAGCCGGAGGCCGCGCTTGCCCGCCTTGCCCCGGTCCTGTTGCAAAGCCCGGCTGTGCCGGAAGCACATATGCTGGCCGGCCAGATCAAACTCGCCGACAGGCAACCGGCCGAAGCTGCAATCCATTTCAACACCGTGCTGGACGTTCGCCCCGCGCAGCAAACCGCGATGCTGGCGCTTTCCGCGATTGCCCGCGATCGGGGTGATACGAAAGGCTCTGCGGCGTGGGTGGAGAAGGCAAATTCTGCCGGTCCGGCCCATCCGGTGGCGCTCTATTTCACCGCGCAAATGGCTTACGATGCCGGCGATATCGATCGCGCCAACAGCCTGATCGAAATGATGCCGGACGGGCTTTCGGGTATGCCCGAATTCCAGCGCTTGCAGGGCTTCGTGGCGTCTGCACGCGGGCAGCGCCAGTCGGCGATTACAGCCCTACAACGCTATTTCGCCCGCAGTGAGGGTGACCCTCTGGCGCGCCGGGTGCTGGCAGAAAACCTCGCTGCGAATGGCGAGCTCGCCAATGCGTGGGAGGTGATCGAACCCGTTATCGAACATCCGCAGGCCGACGGCGCCAGCCTCCTCCTCGCGCTTGATCTTGCGCAGGAAACCGGGCGCGGCGATCCTGCTGCGATCCGAGAGGTTATCGCCCGCCGCGACGGGTCGCAGAAGCTGGCCGCGCCTCTACGCAAGGCTGGCCTCGCCATTCGCGCCGGAGACTGGGGCAAAGCGGATGCCATCCTCGATCCGTTGAGCCGCGATGAAGCCATGACCGATCCGGTGCTCCTGAACAATTCGGCCGCGGTCAAAGCCAGGCTGGGCGGGTATGATGCGGCCGTGGCCCTGGCCCGGCGGGCGCTGGCACAGTCGCCCGAAAGCCCGGAGATTCTCGACACATTAGGGTGGGCATTGTGGCAATCGGGCGAGGATCCGGACGCAGCGCGCACGTTCCTCGACCGGGCGCGTCAGCTCGCCCCGCGCAATCGTGAAATTGCCGAACACTGGCAAATGGCCCACGCCGAACAATAG